One Paenibacillus sp. FSL W8-0186 genomic window carries:
- a CDS encoding DUF3578 domain-containing protein — protein MSLPTELASIFRVKQKSYKMVLVLSMIGIWRETQQRFISLDSIAERFVTYCRDREVNNLIVDVPPNSMASRWSEVSATQVKAILDTPVEALRSILAKNDMNELTFTNAIWDGGEEVLTELERYANRELESYYTQLQSNSFSLKEHLSQILLTYRTAKQEPFANHPLGTAFRRTIPEGIRQYPFISDHIRVQGSVGQGNWATVPWIALMDTRLTGSTQYGEYLVYLFAEDMSSVYLTFIQGVTKPIRDYGRRGGYTYLENKVDQIRKQLPLVGFAKDDQIELTTSGLGRDYQVSTVAYVRYDSNNLPENEQLVADLQRMMEDYQIYVRSQLQTAHEEVDDQIEDEESEEVETLSVTERLSQIRSFIRNRGFSYPDGLIENFYLSIKTKPFVILAGISGTGKTKLVKLFAEAMGATVQNGQFALIPVRPDWSDPSDLLGYKDLSGTFRPGRLTEVLYEASKPENRSKPYFICLDEMNLARVEHYFSDLLSVLETQEWRDGEIATAPLISAASLSSEEDQQKYGDLSIPDNVYFMGTVNMDETTHPFSKKVLDRANTIEFNYINLLQLPDEVVGETITEAVAPNSFLRSDFLQLVDAMEENRELISETTQSLAQLNGILEGIHAHVGFRVRDSVSFYMIYNRRDNLMSADEAFDLQLLQKILPRIQGSSSAVRRVLLELLKVCLDRPLAINELMEDLSPVYNEAEFLNAQSQIKYPQSARKIVFMLRRLEEDGFTSYWLS, from the coding sequence ATGTCATTACCGACTGAATTAGCATCTATTTTTCGTGTGAAGCAAAAATCTTACAAGATGGTACTTGTACTCTCTATGATTGGCATTTGGCGTGAAACCCAGCAAAGGTTTATATCGTTAGATTCCATTGCGGAACGGTTTGTAACCTACTGCAGAGATCGGGAAGTTAATAATCTAATAGTGGATGTTCCACCGAATAGTATGGCTTCTCGCTGGTCAGAGGTGAGTGCTACACAAGTGAAGGCGATATTAGATACCCCGGTCGAGGCTCTTAGAAGTATTCTAGCTAAAAACGACATGAATGAGCTAACATTCACCAATGCGATATGGGACGGAGGGGAAGAAGTTCTGACTGAACTCGAAAGATATGCGAACCGGGAATTAGAGTCATATTATACTCAGCTTCAGTCTAACTCTTTCTCTCTGAAGGAGCACCTGAGCCAGATATTGCTTACATATAGAACGGCTAAGCAGGAACCGTTTGCGAATCATCCTCTGGGGACTGCTTTTCGAAGAACGATTCCCGAAGGAATAAGGCAATATCCGTTCATCTCAGATCATATTCGGGTTCAAGGTTCTGTAGGTCAAGGAAATTGGGCTACCGTTCCCTGGATTGCATTGATGGATACACGTCTTACGGGATCAACTCAATATGGCGAATATTTAGTTTATCTTTTTGCAGAGGATATGAGCTCTGTTTATTTAACTTTTATTCAAGGTGTGACGAAACCTATTCGGGATTATGGGAGAAGGGGAGGTTACACATACCTAGAAAATAAAGTCGACCAAATCAGAAAACAGTTGCCTTTGGTTGGCTTTGCAAAGGACGATCAAATTGAGCTAACCACAAGCGGGCTAGGACGTGATTACCAGGTATCTACCGTTGCCTACGTCCGATATGACAGCAATAATCTTCCAGAAAACGAACAGCTTGTAGCTGATTTACAACGAATGATGGAGGATTATCAGATCTATGTACGAAGTCAATTGCAGACGGCGCATGAAGAGGTAGATGACCAAATCGAGGATGAGGAGTCAGAAGAAGTGGAGACACTGTCCGTAACAGAACGGCTATCACAAATACGTTCATTTATTCGGAATAGAGGATTCTCGTATCCAGATGGATTAATAGAGAATTTCTATCTTTCCATAAAAACAAAGCCGTTCGTCATTCTAGCAGGGATATCAGGCACTGGAAAGACAAAATTAGTGAAGTTGTTTGCTGAAGCGATGGGGGCGACCGTGCAGAATGGACAGTTCGCGCTTATCCCAGTTAGACCTGACTGGAGCGATCCCTCAGACTTATTAGGATATAAGGATTTATCAGGAACCTTTCGTCCTGGGCGATTAACAGAAGTGCTATATGAAGCATCTAAGCCGGAAAACCGCTCGAAACCCTACTTTATTTGCTTAGATGAAATGAATTTAGCAAGGGTAGAGCATTATTTCAGCGATCTTCTCAGTGTATTGGAAACCCAGGAATGGAGAGATGGTGAAATTGCGACGGCTCCATTAATTTCAGCTGCTTCTCTATCTTCGGAGGAGGATCAGCAGAAGTACGGGGACCTATCGATTCCTGATAACGTGTATTTCATGGGTACGGTCAATATGGACGAGACAACCCATCCTTTTAGTAAAAAGGTTCTTGATCGAGCCAATACCATTGAATTTAACTATATCAATTTATTGCAGCTTCCAGATGAAGTGGTGGGAGAGACGATAACGGAAGCCGTTGCTCCGAATTCCTTTTTGAGAAGTGATTTCCTTCAGCTTGTCGACGCAATGGAAGAGAACAGGGAGCTCATTTCAGAAACGACACAAAGTCTAGCTCAATTGAATGGAATTCTAGAAGGCATACACGCCCATGTAGGGTTCCGAGTTCGTGACTCCGTAAGCTTCTACATGATATACAATCGCCGTGACAACTTAATGTCGGCTGATGAGGCGTTCGACCTTCAATTACTTCAGAAGATATTACCTCGAATCCAAGGGAGTAGCTCAGCAGTTCGACGAGTTCTCTTGGAATTGTTGAAGGTGTGTTTAGATCGACCTCTTGCCATCAATGAACTAATGGAGGACTTATCCCCAGTATATAATGAGGCGGAATTTCTCAACGCACAGTCGCAGATCAAATATCCGCAAAGTGCCCGCAAGATTGTGTTCATGTTACGGAGGTTAGAAGAGGATGGATTCACTTCATACTGGTTATCGTAA
- a CDS encoding restriction endonuclease-like protein, producing MDSLHTGYRNGTVELLRIETNLFNLYIQGKPFHPTVEALQLHRDEEGALVNAHCRIEKFSSNLEISSISVFSPEENGLQAWEEGQACAPLFFETQAYEIVVEKKQDVAIQFYHENRYLREAVKPLGKNILSGILNFQNEVGFTELELRLHGQALMQLQLEIFPTKMDYKKDYETILSDVNQQIYNLSFDFLRKTYHLTGLKDTTQQSMTEFFAILRHMFQHLVQAVERIKNAPHIKTNIVNQKVSSGKARHAGKGNLAYLSRHPELFVKDNKNGIIHVNGQKMYPTHVLESKKYMDFDTGENRFVRWVLIRISKKLQALRIRLKSVERTSDPQLLRSVDVMESQLQRLLRYDFLAVGDMTHMSVSLVLQMAPGYREVYRCYLMLMKGLSVQGDLIRLSLKDLAQLYEYWCFLKIHDLLSRKYELIKQDIVKVNRSGIFVKLDKTQKSKIMYRNPQNGEVFTLYYNSLPSGEQTPTVGQMPDNVLTLKKSDSSIEYKYIFDAKYRLNPAYEGTPYRRMYTNPGPEESDINTMHRYRDAIVYGDGNQELERSMFGAYVLFPYDNEEQFRDHKFYKSIELVNVGAFPFLPNATSLMERFLDEIIMDSPEKAYERSTRPRGTKAYYQNKFTGKNVLVGSLRQDTQLEAALKYGFYHTPLKNISNHQLLTQIEYVAIYQSINKFGRFGETGIHWYGKVTEWKVLRRKEITERPVRPGTGEELYVKFSVEKWIRKAPSIVPGGHGIKTLLFTSKYIFDRAQEIAELRLETEEELNTWREERRRGPITVELNHDQVDLASAVVDIRLREE from the coding sequence ATGGATTCACTTCATACTGGTTATCGTAATGGGACGGTAGAGTTACTACGGATCGAGACCAATCTATTTAACTTATATATTCAGGGCAAGCCGTTTCACCCCACGGTAGAGGCATTACAGCTACACCGGGATGAGGAGGGTGCCCTGGTAAATGCCCACTGTCGTATAGAGAAATTCTCCTCCAATTTAGAGATTAGCTCCATATCGGTCTTCTCGCCAGAGGAGAACGGTTTGCAAGCATGGGAAGAGGGCCAAGCCTGCGCCCCTCTTTTCTTCGAGACGCAGGCTTATGAAATTGTAGTGGAGAAAAAGCAAGATGTGGCTATTCAGTTTTATCATGAGAATAGGTATTTAAGAGAGGCGGTAAAGCCACTCGGGAAAAATATATTATCTGGTATTTTGAACTTCCAGAATGAGGTTGGATTTACGGAATTAGAGCTTCGTTTACATGGACAAGCGCTCATGCAATTACAGTTAGAAATTTTTCCGACGAAGATGGATTATAAAAAGGACTATGAAACGATACTGAGCGATGTGAATCAACAAATTTATAATCTGTCCTTTGATTTTTTGCGGAAAACCTATCATTTGACAGGGCTAAAAGATACCACCCAGCAAAGTATGACGGAGTTCTTTGCGATCTTAAGACATATGTTTCAGCATTTGGTTCAGGCCGTAGAGCGCATCAAGAATGCGCCGCACATTAAGACGAATATAGTGAATCAGAAAGTATCCTCTGGTAAGGCAAGGCATGCTGGGAAAGGTAATTTAGCTTACCTCTCCAGACATCCAGAGCTGTTTGTTAAGGATAACAAGAACGGGATTATTCATGTTAATGGCCAAAAAATGTACCCTACTCATGTATTGGAATCCAAGAAGTACATGGATTTTGATACGGGGGAGAATCGCTTTGTTCGATGGGTTTTAATACGGATTTCAAAGAAATTGCAAGCTCTCCGTATTCGATTAAAGTCCGTAGAGCGTACTTCCGATCCTCAACTATTAAGAAGTGTAGATGTTATGGAATCACAGTTGCAAAGGCTGCTACGATACGATTTTCTGGCAGTCGGCGATATGACGCACATGTCAGTATCCCTTGTTCTACAGATGGCACCCGGGTACAGAGAGGTATACCGTTGTTATCTCATGCTGATGAAGGGCCTCTCGGTTCAAGGAGATCTTATTCGCTTGTCGTTAAAGGACTTAGCCCAGTTGTATGAGTACTGGTGTTTCCTGAAAATTCACGATTTATTAAGTCGTAAATATGAACTCATCAAACAAGACATCGTCAAGGTGAATCGTTCAGGGATTTTTGTGAAGCTCGACAAAACTCAGAAATCCAAAATCATGTATCGGAATCCCCAGAATGGTGAAGTATTTACGCTTTATTATAATTCACTACCAAGTGGAGAGCAGACCCCTACAGTCGGCCAGATGCCGGATAATGTGCTGACCTTGAAAAAAAGCGATTCTTCGATTGAATATAAATATATTTTTGATGCGAAGTATCGCTTAAATCCAGCTTATGAGGGGACTCCTTACCGAAGAATGTACACTAATCCTGGACCTGAGGAATCAGATATTAATACGATGCACAGGTATCGGGATGCCATTGTATATGGGGATGGAAATCAAGAGTTGGAACGTAGCATGTTTGGGGCATATGTTCTGTTCCCCTATGACAATGAAGAGCAGTTTCGCGATCATAAATTCTACAAAAGTATTGAGCTCGTCAACGTGGGAGCATTCCCATTTCTACCTAATGCGACAAGCCTGATGGAGAGGTTCCTGGACGAAATCATTATGGATAGCCCAGAGAAGGCTTATGAGAGGTCTACCCGTCCTCGTGGGACGAAGGCTTATTATCAGAATAAGTTCACAGGTAAGAATGTGTTAGTAGGCTCTTTAAGGCAAGACACGCAGCTGGAAGCTGCCTTGAAATATGGCTTTTACCATACCCCGTTAAAGAATATCTCGAATCATCAACTGCTCACGCAGATCGAATATGTAGCCATCTATCAGTCCATCAATAAATTTGGCAGATTCGGCGAGACGGGCATTCATTGGTATGGGAAAGTTACAGAGTGGAAAGTGTTGCGTCGTAAGGAAATCACCGAGCGTCCCGTAAGACCGGGAACTGGTGAGGAGCTGTATGTTAAGTTTTCGGTAGAGAAGTGGATAAGGAAGGCACCTTCAATTGTTCCGGGCGGTCACGGGATAAAGACCCTCTTGTTCACGTCAAAGTACATTTTTGATCGTGCGCAGGAAATCGCAGAGCTCAGACTCGAGACGGAAGAAGAGCTGAACACATGGCGTGAAGAGCGAAGACGAGGGCCGATTACTGTAGAGCTTAATCATGATCAGGTAGATCTGGCTAGTGCTGTTGTGGATATACGGTTGCGGGAGGAGTGA
- a CDS encoding DUF6809 family protein — MQSLLESLYYGHLIPEEQLVPKDPMYRKKGRELSEKIEAWKKKLSSDEFAELEALLDLQQQIQSMEMTAAFTYGFKLGAVMIIEIHLDHGVGNNTKHDEE, encoded by the coding sequence ATGCAATCCCTACTCGAATCCCTATACTACGGTCATCTCATTCCCGAAGAACAATTGGTTCCCAAAGATCCCATGTATCGCAAAAAGGGCAGAGAACTGTCCGAGAAAATAGAAGCCTGGAAAAAGAAGCTGTCCAGCGATGAGTTTGCCGAGCTTGAGGCGCTGTTGGACTTGCAGCAGCAGATTCAGAGTATGGAGATGACGGCGGCGTTCACCTACGGCTTCAAGTTGGGAGCGGTTATGATTATCGAAATCCACCTCGATCATGGGGTAGGTAATAACACCAAACATGATGAGGAATAA
- a CDS encoding AraC family transcriptional regulator — translation MGKTRVNLLTKLLISYLLVLLFPVMIIVLYYYPYSAKVVKVKEMDWNAHITEQFMTSMDTFTRYVYNLPFELVQNREFRLYQAEESDYQRVLIANEMKKYNATDAFIYNTLLYVRSTGYLFSKTGSAYSVEDMGKPGVGFYYESWPHNDLTETLNTLNSLMVRPVEGVLVPGHNRVRMLTFLQPLPVGGTSSPGVVMIMVREDTILRMMRSVSEAYKGDFFIFDAQGQPLVASNEALVQSWEDLPQLVSSLGKDSGSFRDTSTGTASGMSSGTPSSISPGSSSGSTSNPISGSSSGIHRIDGVSYLVSYSVSDKNGWKYVSLLPVSESLQGLRAIQLNTILLVGCILLLEVIVIYVSIRKNYHPIKRLVEFAAGLFEPEELGPMNEIEAIRYTLSGLSAVNSRLDEEVKETLPIMRDNMLLELVNGHFLSGEQLQREAEKVGVSLDGARLTVAVISCDSETEKTNLVQLYCKNRESQLPEGVQGYFFKSNYHHEIVFVCSHGADFSVQAYLARLQEELQVRTGWKTIIGIGEPGEAVRTAGHGQPEGARRTAGQNQPELTCTYILDPNSAHVSYLQALRTVEQLRLRHTSPILSFAEIETSPSGTVSYFAELLQSLELAILKNEASLVESLIERIVCYLSSEGLPPHMLRSVYLNTASVIFNGLQRFRHDDQSLLRLTDAAFQPRYTLEQMTGILQESGAKLCEMIRETLPKGRTASREEILAVIEDKGMDPNCSLQLMADHFGMSVSNFSHHFKKEMGQNFKEYIDRLRIQRSIQLLRESEETLEGIATQVGFTNTSSFIRSFKKIVGTTPGQYRTTHRS, via the coding sequence ATGGGTAAAACTAGGGTGAATTTGCTGACCAAGCTATTGATTTCCTATTTGCTGGTGCTGCTATTTCCAGTCATGATTATTGTGCTGTATTATTATCCGTATTCGGCGAAGGTAGTCAAGGTGAAGGAGATGGACTGGAACGCCCACATTACGGAGCAGTTCATGACGTCGATGGATACATTCACGCGGTATGTGTACAATCTGCCGTTTGAGCTGGTGCAGAACCGGGAGTTCCGGCTGTATCAAGCCGAGGAGAGCGATTATCAGCGCGTGCTGATTGCGAATGAGATGAAAAAGTACAATGCGACCGATGCTTTTATCTACAACACCCTGCTGTATGTGAGAAGCACCGGTTATTTGTTCTCCAAAACTGGAAGCGCATACAGTGTGGAGGATATGGGGAAGCCGGGGGTTGGTTTTTATTATGAGAGCTGGCCTCATAACGATCTGACCGAGACGCTGAACACGCTGAATTCCCTCATGGTTCGGCCCGTAGAGGGAGTTTTGGTCCCCGGCCATAACCGGGTACGGATGCTGACCTTCCTGCAGCCGCTTCCGGTGGGCGGCACGAGTTCGCCTGGCGTGGTGATGATCATGGTCCGGGAGGATACGATTCTCCGCATGATGCGGTCGGTCTCGGAGGCGTATAAGGGGGACTTCTTTATTTTTGATGCGCAGGGACAGCCGCTCGTTGCTTCCAACGAGGCGCTAGTTCAGAGTTGGGAGGATTTACCGCAGCTGGTAAGCAGTCTAGGAAAAGACAGCGGCTCATTCCGGGATACGTCGACTGGTACGGCCTCTGGCATGTCCTCTGGCACGCCCTCCAGTATATCTCCGGGCTCGTCTTCCGGTTCGACCTCTAACCCGATCTCAGGTTCGTCCTCCGGTATCCACCGGATCGACGGCGTGTCCTACCTCGTATCCTATTCGGTCTCGGATAAGAACGGCTGGAAGTATGTCAGCCTGCTCCCGGTGTCGGAATCGCTCCAGGGGCTGCGCGCGATCCAGCTCAATACGATTCTGCTTGTGGGATGCATTCTACTGCTTGAAGTGATTGTCATCTACGTCTCGATCCGCAAAAACTACCACCCAATTAAGCGTTTGGTCGAGTTCGCCGCCGGTTTGTTCGAGCCCGAGGAGCTTGGGCCAATGAACGAGATCGAGGCGATCCGTTACACGTTAAGCGGTCTATCTGCGGTCAACAGCCGGCTGGATGAAGAGGTGAAGGAGACGCTGCCGATCATGCGGGACAATATGCTGCTGGAGCTGGTCAACGGGCATTTCCTGAGCGGGGAGCAACTGCAGCGGGAAGCGGAGAAGGTCGGGGTAAGTCTGGACGGAGCCCGTCTGACGGTGGCGGTCATCTCCTGTGATTCCGAGACGGAGAAGACGAATCTTGTGCAGCTTTATTGCAAAAACCGGGAGAGCCAGCTGCCTGAAGGGGTTCAGGGTTATTTTTTCAAAAGCAACTACCATCACGAGATCGTATTCGTCTGCTCCCATGGGGCGGATTTCTCCGTTCAAGCGTATTTAGCCCGGCTGCAGGAGGAGCTCCAGGTGCGAACGGGCTGGAAGACGATCATCGGCATTGGCGAGCCAGGGGAGGCTGTAAGGACTGCCGGACATGGCCAACCAGAAGGAGCACGAAGGACTGCGGGACAGAACCAACCTGAACTAACTTGTACGTACATCCTTGATCCCAACTCGGCACATGTCTCCTACTTGCAGGCGCTGCGTACGGTCGAGCAGCTGCGGCTGCGCCATACGAGCCCGATTCTGAGCTTTGCTGAGATCGAGACATCGCCGTCCGGCACGGTCTCTTATTTCGCCGAGCTGTTGCAGTCGCTGGAGCTGGCGATTTTGAAGAACGAAGCCTCCCTGGTGGAGTCGCTGATTGAGCGGATTGTCTGCTATCTGAGCAGCGAAGGGCTGCCTCCGCATATGCTGCGGAGTGTGTATTTGAACACGGCTAGCGTGATTTTTAACGGGCTGCAGCGCTTCCGCCATGATGACCAGAGTCTGCTGCGCCTGACGGATGCGGCCTTCCAGCCCCGCTATACGTTGGAGCAGATGACGGGGATTCTGCAGGAGAGCGGCGCCAAGCTATGCGAGATGATTCGCGAGACACTGCCGAAGGGACGCACGGCTTCCCGCGAGGAGATTCTTGCGGTGATCGAAGACAAGGGGATGGACCCGAATTGCTCGCTGCAGCTGATGGCCGATCATTTTGGTATGTCGGTTTCGAATTTTAGCCACCATTTCAAGAAGGAGATGGGCCAGAACTTCAAGGAATACATCGATCGTCTCAGAATCCAGAGGTCGATTCAGCTGCTGCGGGAGAGCGAGGAGACGCTGGAGGGCATCGCCACCCAGGTCGGGTTCACGAACACCTCTAGCTTCATCCGCTCCTTCAAAAAAATCGTCGGTACCACGCCCGGCCAATACCGCACCACCCACAGAAGCTAA
- a CDS encoding ABC transporter substrate-binding protein has product MRKKVSVLTSLVLITAMLLSGCGSGGDSESAGTTPGNASGEKVKLTAIMTKHPLTKPLAEMEWLQAVEDAAGVEIEWQEITTDYGQKKGTMLASGDIPDLFIGPNVITDADFAQFQGLFQDLSGMLDQAPNVQRMFSEKPETKLIATQPDGKIYGLPKYQRFWPSTGTRQFINQKWLDELGLQKPTTWDELYDVLVAFKEKDANGNGDPKDEIPMDWPGGIGGYFNPAVLLGSMGITLSEGSGQGYFVEDGQIKNFLIDERYKTMVAFLNKLYKAGLINPEVFTHDYTKYQSIARGEGDTAKVGFTWGWVASDRFGEQLAPQYVTLPPLKVSADYTGKLSWSYDYYSLNYGTNHVVMSAKTKQKEAAMRFINELYDPKVGIQALFGSIGPNIEDHGDGTYSVLPPANPEMDPGTWKWTSTMADHGAFYIPDDLQLTLGKDMQEVLGQSEPLEEALKVDLDKDVFPGLFIKYSTMDNNTMSLNNTNIMNLAESSFAKWVTKGGIEAEWDAYVKEAQKAGITQNLEIMQKYYEEYKSKK; this is encoded by the coding sequence ATGCGGAAAAAGGTAAGCGTTCTCACATCACTCGTCTTGATCACAGCCATGCTGCTGTCGGGGTGCGGTTCAGGGGGAGATAGCGAATCCGCAGGGACAACGCCCGGGAATGCGTCCGGGGAGAAGGTGAAGCTGACGGCGATTATGACCAAGCATCCGCTCACCAAGCCGCTGGCGGAAATGGAGTGGCTGCAGGCGGTCGAGGATGCCGCTGGAGTGGAAATTGAGTGGCAGGAGATTACCACCGACTATGGACAAAAGAAAGGCACGATGCTGGCCAGCGGCGACATCCCGGATCTGTTCATTGGGCCGAATGTCATCACGGATGCGGATTTTGCCCAGTTCCAGGGGCTGTTCCAGGATTTGTCCGGTATGCTCGACCAGGCTCCGAACGTGCAGAGGATGTTCAGCGAGAAGCCGGAGACGAAGCTCATCGCCACGCAGCCAGATGGCAAAATCTACGGCCTCCCCAAATACCAGCGGTTCTGGCCGTCAACCGGCACCAGGCAGTTCATCAACCAGAAATGGCTGGATGAGCTAGGGCTGCAAAAGCCGACGACCTGGGATGAGCTGTATGACGTCCTCGTCGCTTTTAAAGAGAAAGACGCCAACGGCAATGGCGATCCGAAGGACGAGATCCCGATGGATTGGCCGGGCGGGATCGGCGGGTACTTTAATCCGGCTGTGCTTCTGGGCAGTATGGGCATCACGCTGTCGGAGGGCAGCGGGCAGGGCTATTTTGTCGAGGACGGCCAGATCAAGAATTTCCTCATCGACGAACGCTACAAGACCATGGTGGCTTTCCTCAATAAGCTGTACAAGGCGGGACTGATCAATCCTGAAGTTTTTACACACGACTATACGAAATATCAATCCATCGCCCGCGGTGAAGGGGACACGGCCAAGGTTGGCTTCACCTGGGGCTGGGTAGCGTCCGACCGGTTCGGGGAGCAGTTGGCCCCGCAGTATGTCACTCTGCCTCCGCTGAAGGTATCGGCGGATTACACAGGTAAGCTGTCGTGGAGCTATGATTACTATTCTTTGAACTACGGCACGAATCACGTCGTAATGTCCGCCAAGACGAAGCAAAAGGAAGCGGCGATGCGTTTTATCAACGAGCTGTACGATCCGAAGGTCGGCATACAGGCGTTGTTCGGCTCGATCGGCCCGAATATTGAGGATCATGGAGACGGGACTTACAGCGTACTGCCTCCGGCCAATCCGGAGATGGACCCCGGCACCTGGAAATGGACGTCCACGATGGCGGATCACGGGGCTTTTTATATCCCGGACGATTTGCAGCTGACGCTCGGCAAAGACATGCAGGAGGTGCTCGGCCAATCCGAGCCTTTGGAGGAAGCGCTGAAAGTGGATCTGGATAAGGATGTTTTTCCCGGCCTGTTTATTAAATACTCGACCATGGACAACAACACGATGAGCCTGAACAACACGAACATTATGAATCTGGCCGAGTCCAGCTTCGCCAAGTGGGTGACCAAGGGCGGCATCGAGGCAGAATGGGACGCGTACGTGAAGGAGGCCCAGAAGGCCGGCATCACCCAGAATCTAGAGATCATGCAAAAATACTACGAGGAATATAAGAGCAAAAAATAA
- a CDS encoding ABC transporter permease subunit has product MQARKGLIQAVTRDYQLWIMILPAIIVILIFNYIPMYGIQLAFRDYDFSKGLTGGEWRGLAYFQQFIDSYLFTDLMRNTFLISLASIVLGFPAPIILALILNQIRRKKMKQLMQTTVYLPHFISIIVLVGMLNVLLSAETGVVGHLMKAVGLGHINLLASTGTFIPVYVLSDIWQHCGWNSIIYLAALSTVDPQLYDAARIDGASRWQTIRYVDIPALVPTIIILFILSMGNILSTGFEKIFLMQNSLNLPVSEVIATYVYKIGIVSSQFSLASAIGLFNTVINFIFLFAMNTISKRVSETSLF; this is encoded by the coding sequence ATGCAGGCTCGCAAAGGGCTAATTCAAGCCGTCACGCGTGACTATCAACTCTGGATTATGATCCTCCCGGCGATCATCGTCATTCTGATTTTCAACTACATTCCGATGTACGGGATTCAGCTCGCTTTTCGCGATTATGATTTCAGCAAAGGGCTGACCGGGGGCGAGTGGCGGGGACTGGCGTATTTTCAGCAATTCATCGACAGCTATCTGTTCACCGACCTGATGAGGAATACCTTTCTGATCAGCCTGGCGAGCATTGTGCTTGGTTTTCCGGCTCCCATCATTTTGGCGTTGATTCTGAACCAGATTCGGCGCAAAAAAATGAAGCAGCTCATGCAGACGACCGTCTATCTGCCGCACTTCATCTCAATCATCGTGCTGGTCGGCATGCTGAATGTGCTGCTGTCGGCGGAGACCGGGGTCGTCGGTCATTTGATGAAAGCGGTCGGGCTGGGGCATATCAACCTGCTCGCCTCAACCGGCACCTTCATTCCGGTGTACGTGCTCTCGGATATTTGGCAGCACTGCGGCTGGAACAGCATTATTTATTTGGCTGCCCTGTCCACGGTTGATCCCCAGCTCTATGACGCAGCCCGCATCGACGGGGCCAGCCGCTGGCAGACGATCCGCTATGTCGATATTCCGGCGCTTGTGCCGACGATTATTATTTTGTTCATTCTCAGCATGGGCAACATTCTCAGTACCGGCTTCGAGAAAATATTCCTGATGCAGAACTCGCTCAATCTGCCCGTGTCCGAGGTCATTGCCACCTATGTGTACAAAATCGGGATCGTCTCGAGCCAGTTCAGCCTGGCCTCGGCCATCGGCCTGTTCAATACGGTGATCAACTTCATCTTCTTGTTTGCCATGAACACGATCTCAAAGCGGGTATCCGAGACGAGCCTATTCTAA